The DNA window GTCGGCTATGTCACGGCCTCCGCCTATCCGGAACTGGCGCACACCGCCCGCGTGCTCGCCCGCTACGAGGGCTTCTCGTCGCATGAGCAGGCGGTGTCGGCGGTGCGCGACACCTATCTCAAGGGCTGAGCGATGAAGGCCGTCCGCCTCTACGCCGCTGGCGATCTTCGGGTCGAGGATATAGCGCCACCGTCGGTTCCTCGTGCCGGCGAGGCGCGGGTCACGGTTTCGGCGGCCGGTATTTGCGGCTCCGACCTGCACAACTTCCGCACCGGTGCCTGGATCAGCCGATCGCCGTCGGTGGCCGGGCACGAATTTGCTGGCAGGGTGGCGGCAGTTGGTGAGGGTGTGACTGGGCTGGCGGTTGGCGATGCTGTGGTGGCGGATTCGCGCGTCACCTGTGGCGTCTGCGCCGCCTGTCGTGGCGGAAGGCCGAATGTGTGCGAAAAGCTCGGCTTTGTGGGCGAGGTCTGGGAAGGCGGTTTTGCCGAGGAGGTCGTGCTGCCGGCCTCGCTGCTCATCAAGGCGCCTGATGGTGTCGATCCCTTGGCGCTCGCCATGGCCGAGCCACTGGCGGTGGCGCTGCATGCGATAAAACGCCTTTCGGCTCCGGCGGGATCTTCAGTGCTGATAGCCGGTTGCGGCCCGATCGGCGGCCTCGCGGCGCTAATCCTCGCCGAGCGACATGACGGACCTGTGCTGGTTGCCGACCGCAATGCTGACAGAGCTGGCCGCGTCGCCGAGGTGACGGGCGCTCGGATCGTCGATCTGTCGGCTGAGGCCG is part of the Pleomorphomonas sp. PLEO genome and encodes:
- a CDS encoding zinc-binding dehydrogenase, which codes for MKAVRLYAAGDLRVEDIAPPSVPRAGEARVTVSAAGICGSDLHNFRTGAWISRSPSVAGHEFAGRVAAVGEGVTGLAVGDAVVADSRVTCGVCAACRGGRPNVCEKLGFVGEVWEGGFAEEVVLPASLLIKAPDGVDPLALAMAEPLAVALHAIKRLSAPAGSSVLIAGCGPIGGLAALILAERHDGPVLVADRNADRAGRVAEVTGARIVDLSAEAVVGALAGAPLLAALDATGHPGVIGTLLDLLSPGGTLALVGIGHGSLAIDPVRLVEREIALVGCHAFTDELPEAVALMPAFEDRLLALVDETIDLDGVPAAYERLLAGRSMGLKTIIKPRSA